ggGCAAACATAAtacaaactataaaaaaaaagctatttgaCCCAATCCTCATCAGTTGACACTTGACAGCACATGAGATGCAGACCCATTCACATCAATATCACACAACAAATGCACACAATTACAGTCAAGACAGAAAACATAAACACGGGAATGATCCAGAAAGATGACTATGGCTTCCAATATGAAAACAAAGTGATGAAGATTGACGCCTTCATGCATGagtaatcataatcaaacattgGAATTTGGCGGTTGGAACCCCTTTTTTGCAGTAAAAGGATCAAGAATGTTCAAAGGATATTTCCTCAGAATTATAGTAAGAACTTTGTTATGACTTCTACCATAGAGTTTTGATCCTTACAGTCAAATTTCTAATCTTTTATGagtaataaaagaagaaatacatagaaaaaaagaacCCAATAATTATACTACCAGGACAAGAAATCATTAACAGAGAGTGATAAGAATAAATGCTAAAGAACCCTTAATTTTATGCGTATAAATATGCTTTAAAAAGGCAATAAAACAAAGCTTTGCGGTaattgaaagagagagagagacctggACTTGAGAAGATCTTTTAGTCTTGAGAGTCAAACAGTCGACCAAATCACTCCATTTCTGAGAACAGTTATCAAAAAGTCCAAGCCTGTAATATTGCTGCATTTGATGCACTGGAGCTGCcccaaaattattaattaatgatgaataattcccatgattttcgttatttaatcaaatatttattcaaGAAATAACTATACTGTGATTTTGCAGCAAGTACTTACAGTAGCAGAACCAGAGAGCGTCGAAGCAGGTAGTGCAAGATAAGCGCCGTTTGGCTGTTGAAGACAAGGAAGAGGCTGCTTCCCGCTCTGGATCCGTTGCCATCTCTAAATAAATGGATCCGCCACCCAAAGTCCACAGCTTCCTTCCTGTATTTTGAGGGGAGAGAGTGATTCTGAATTTCTGATAATTTTTCTGGTCGGGTTCGGGTTGAGAAGCTCGTTAACAAGAACCCGCGCCGTTAATAATCCTGtcgggttttattttatttttggaaccAAAAGcccatttgttttaatttttttttgttacaaaagCCCACTAATGAGCATGCCTCACTCTATCAGGCCCAATTTCCTTTCTTATGATGCCTAGGAAGATACAAATGTACCTTCCCCTTAATTCCTTTGCCCTAAAAATAGGAGGAATTTGAATAGGCAGGGTATAATTTTGGGATTTGCAAACTCACGAACACCTTCAAATCTAACAAGAGAGATGGCATGAAAAACAAACTTGCTTACCACCCAAACCAAATTGCCAAAGGTTTTACCATAATTCTAACATTAGAATAcaattttttgcattttctagAAGACATGATAATACAGTCGCTGATGCAGGATAGTGCAGAGTTAAACCTATCAACTAACAAGAAGTTACATTTGGGGGGGTGATCTTTTCCCTCTACATCCCACCTGTCCAAAATCGTCTTCCTATATACAACGGGCTGTTTAAGAATCTGCCCTTGAATGTAAATGGATTCCAAATCCACAAGTTCAGTTTTGGactttgataaataattttttaaaaaaaaaatgatcggaAATATTGGCCCTGTCTCCCTTCCATGTCCAGCAGCTCTATTTCATTTCAGCCTCGAAAGGACCACCCTTCTACTAGATGAGCAAGCTTCAAGTAAGACAAGATTGCAACCCATATGGAATTTTGCCTCAGAGATCAAATCTTGTTGCCTTAAGCAAAGGTATACCCGGCCTCCTTCAAGGTCCTGGTTGCTATATGAAAGGCATATAACTTTGTTGGGCTCTAATCATCTTGGTATTGGAAGCTCATGATCACCTGAGAGTAATGGTGCCAAGATAAGCGCAAAAGAGCTCCATACACATCACTAATCTATGTAAACAGCATCTTCAGCTCTTCAATACGCGCAGTTCGAACTTCTTGATCAGTTAAGGCACCTGAAATCATTAGCTGCTTGCGCGCTTGCACTGCTTCCATTCTTTCCTCAACTGTTCCCTGCCATCCAGATATATTCAAAAGAGTGCAAACAGTCATGTTAGTGAAAGGTCAGAAACAGATCAGTGCCCCTGGATGACTCAAATAGTGGAAAACAATGACGCTGATCAAGTGACCTTCAAACTTAAAATTCCCAGAACAGGTACAAAACAAGCTACTAGTGTctgtctttattttctttcatggaaaaaaaaagtttagtggTTGAGCCATTCAGGTACTTGAAAAGGCTTTACTGCCAGAGTCAATAACATAGCagacaaaaaaattgataagcTCCAATTGCATGGgttacaaaacaaagaaaaaatgtacCTTCACAATGAACCGCCTGATCATCACTCTTTTAGTTTGTCCAATGCGATGAATACGCATGACAGCTTGCTCCTCTACAGCTGGATTCCACCATGGATCCTAtgaaaaaacttgaacattaatGTTTCTTGCATAACGTCCCAGTTACAGAACCAAAAGCATAGTGAAGATGGAAGAGGAACAACCGGAGGGAAGTTCATGTGGTGTAGGTTGaaccaaataaacaaacagccaaaagaaaaaaggtagTCTGAACCTGAACAAAGAATTTTGGTgtggaaaataaagaaatctaCCTAACAGAATACACCTTGTAAATGCAGTTATCCACAGCTACTAGTTAGCTTAGTTAACAAAGTCACTTCTCCTAATGCATGGACGAGTGGGATGACAGGATCTAATCCCCAGGAATCAAGGGAAAAGAGGGTTGACCCATTGTGTAAACCATTGGAATGAAAAAATACAGGTGGTTATATAAAATGTTCAGGTAAATAATCAGCAAAAGATCACTCGGCAAACCAACAAAACATAAAGTGTTAGGCAAATGTTTATCAAACAAACATTGCgcgcaccaaaaaaaaaatcatatcacaaGTGACCTAGAGTCATTTTACAAGcccctaattaaaataaaagcattAATGTAACAATATGCTACTTCTTTTAACTCTAATCCAAGACATAATGGTAAGGTTTTCAGTTCTGAGTAAGGCTGTACATGGGCATATGAAAATGCAAATTTAAGGAAAAATCTTGCCACAATTTAGATAACAGGAAGTTCAACATTGTGCATACCATAACAAAGGCATTGGACGCTGCTGTTAAATTTATCCCTACCCCTCCAGCCTTCAGTGACATCAGCAATACCTAATTGCACAAATGCGCAAAATAATCAAGTCCAAGCTGTCTACAAAACTACCAAATACAATACCCAGCTTCCAtcacaaaaggaaaaaggaaagagcagaaaacaaaagaaagcttCACAAACCAGGATGCTGTCATCTTCTGAAAACTGTTTTATAACTCTTTCACGCTGCTGCTGGTTTAGAGTCCCATCAAGACGAACAAATGAAATGTTACTCCTGGCAAGAATTACAATGATAACTCCATTAGTACTGAATGCATGAAATACAGTGACTCAAGGCACCATTTCATAAAGAACAATATACACATGACAggacaaaattattgaatttttcatGAGCATAATAAAATAGATGCGCAAGATAAGAAGGTCCCTCTAAAATAGTGAAGCCAGTGCCAGCAGGATCCCATGTACACCATGTTAGTCTCTTTCCCCAGTGTAAACACCAACCGACACACACAGTGGAAATGTCCATCACTGAAATGCTCACAACTAAAAACATCCTATGAGTTCTTCAAGCAGCTCAGAACTGGTACCTGGAAAGAGGGATTTGTAAAAGATCCAGAAATGCAGTCCACTGACTGAAGAGAATGCTTTTAGATCCTGACAAACGAAGAATTTCTAGTTCTTGCAAGAGAGCCACAATTTTGGAAGATTCAACCCAATTTTTCTCAATATCTATCTGGAATCTACTGTCAGTCGGAGCTGTAATAAGCTCTTGCCTTGTGATGGCTTTCCTGTAAAAGGACAAATGAACAACTCTTAAATTCTAGGACCGGCAAATATAGGACTTCAAGACcagtaaatttaaaacttaaaaaacaactgtgGTTGCAAAACAAAGATTGAAAAATACCTACAAACAGGACATAAACCGGAACTAGCATTTCGCCAACTTGCCAGGAGACACTCTCGACACAATCGATGAGCACAAGGAGTCAATACTGCATCTTCACATGCCTCGAGACAGATTGGACACTCTCCCTGCTCTCCCTTACTTAGCTCCTCCACAACCTCTTTAATGTATGCCCTTGAAGGCACATTTATTGCTTCTCCTTCAAGGACAATCTGGTCACCTTTAAGGAAACGTTTAGCTAGCTTGTTCAGATCAGAATATTCTTGCGTATCACCTCGACTGGACACACGAAGCCATCCATTACAAAGAATTTAACAAATTCTCTCACGTCAAAAAAGAGCAATATCAAAACTAATGTACAGAATATTCAGTGTAAGAAAAACTCTGCACCAGATGGTTTCCAACCACGCTGTGGCAAGTCTACAAACATGCACAATACTTAATCTACATGCCACCAATCTCCTTCGCGGAGAGTTTTTCCACAATGTAATAACAACAGGGAAGTGattgcaaaaggaaaaaaaatcaaattgataatggcatgcattttaaaaaaaaaaaccatcaagaGAAATGAGATAGGATTATGGaagaaaattatcaagtttCACTGATTACTAATTCATTTAtgtgaaaacaataaaatattcattcaGAGATAGCAGTACAACTGTGATCCTTTCtcttaatacaaataaaaaaattgtggaAAAGTTTCTTTTCCTGTATCAGATATGTTCAATGAACATTGATTGAAGCATACGCCAATATATACACCAGAACCCTTGAATTCTGTTGAACCACCATTCTATCATTCAAAATGAATTCATTAGTATGCAGGGAAGATAATAGGGAGTAAGCTAAGGACAGTAAAGTCCACACCTCATCACAAGAAAAGGATGATCACAGCATTGACGAAGACGTAAAAGTAATTCCAAAATAGAAGCATAATTATGAAGAACCCGCCCTTGCTCAACAAATTGATCAAACTTAACCTGGAAAAATGCCCAACAGTATGTTATATAAAAGACATGAAAGAAAAGCTATAATCAAATAATCACATGAAACACAATAATAGAAATTCAGTAAAATATGTATACCttggattttttaaacaaaGCCTCGTAGAAATCTTTTTCAGCTTCTGTTAGTTGGCAGTAAATCACCTGAACATCAGCTGGAGGGAGAACTAGAATTGGCCTGTGACAGTCAAAAAGTTTAAGAGAAGAAATATAGAAGGCAGAGAAGGGACAAAGTAATATGCCATTAGCTGCACCTGCCCTCTCGATCTCGACTGGTCTTTGTTCTCCTTAACATAATAGGTTTTAAGATGGACTTGACCAACTTTAGCCCTCTCTCATCACCCTCCTCAAATGGTTTTTGGACAAGTTTATTCCACCTACATTACACATAGGAACAATTTAATGAACATAATTGTCATGCCACAAAACTCTAAAAGATAATAACAGTAAGAATGCTACATCCCCAGAACTTTAACAAATGATTAACCTACCAAGAGAAGTGCATGTATAATCCATGCACATGTTTAACAATGATGAGATTAAACACATGCATGCATATGATCGGGGTGACATTTTCTAGAAATTAAATGCATAGACATCAAGTTCATAAGACATGATTTTCCTATCTTCTTTATGCAAGAATGCttcaagcaacaaaaaaaatatattctttcatATGCCTCAGCAGTTGTCTAcatgaatattataaaactGTAAAAGTGATGTTCCTAAATGAAAGAAGCAAGTATTTCTGGAGaagaaattagaatttaaacCTCAACCAGAGATCTGGTTGAGATTCTCCTTAAGTTTTACGCCATAGCAGTACATGTCCATGGGACTATTTGGATAAAAAGTCACCTTTGAATTCAAAACTATTATCCAATTAACTGTAACCAATTCTATAGTTTTTGCAACCAAAAACAGATAAATGACCTACCATGCCCAATTTCCCCAAGGTTCCACCTTCAAAAACCGAAGAAGGCTGTAAATGTCCTCCACATTGTTCTGAGATGACAAAATTACATGTCAGGATGCATAAAAATTACAAGTTAGAGaccccacccaaaaaaaaagatggaatggaaattaaatttttcatctataggaaaagaaaagtccTATCAGCTGCAGATAgctgaaaaaatcaaactacaCAAATTTTCAAAGTGCATTGACATCATATTGATGTTTATGAGTCCAAAAACTGCTCCATGCACCAGCTCGAGGTATCACCTATCTAACCAATTTAGTAAAGGAGCGTTCATATGTAActccaaattaaaacaaagtgaTTGAGAGGGCATTGCTCATAGATAATGCATGACACGTGTCAAAAAGCTACACTCACAATATAACCTTGTGGCTCAAACATTAAAAACTGAACACATGCAATATCTAGCAGTTGGCACACCATCAAGTATTTGAGCTCATCCACCAATCCAGAATTCAGAACTTCAAAGACTCCAAATAAGAGAAGTTAACAAAGATATGCaccatctaataaaaaaatgtaacaaAGGCATTTTGACCCCATAGTTACAGATACATCCCCATAAAATAATCAGAATTAAGTTTATTGTACTTTGGCTGATTAACATGATGTCTATGGTAGTGGTTCATCCCATAGAATACCTTATGGATGAACTCAAGCAATCAAATTTCtctataatataaaatgatactCCTATTAGAAAAGATCTaacattttatcattttttttataatgagacAAACACCCTTAATCTGCTGACTATTTGAAAAAGGGAGGGGATGTTGGGATCCATTAAATCAGGGTTGggatttataaaataagagCATACCTGAATGGGAGTCCCAGTAAGACACCAACGACGATCAGCAACCAGAGCAGCAGCAGCCATCGAAATTTGACTTTTTGAGGATTTTATGGTATGGGCCTCATCAAGAACCACTCTAAACCAATGGACTGAATAGAGTCCCCCATTCCCTACAGCATCCTGCAAAGCAGACAGTTAAGCAGAAGGTTCTCCACACAAtatgtcaagaaaaaaatcccATTAACACAATGAGCCTTTAAAACTACCTCTGCTGAAAAATCTGAGGCTAACACTCCATATGTAGTTATTACAACATTACTCTGGGCAAGAAAATTTGCATCCTTCACTCTGCTTTGTCCGTAATGAACATAAACAGACAAAGAACCAGGTTGGGCATGAATTTCTAACTCCGCCTGACAAAGCACTCAAATGAtcattttcataaacaaaagaGTGCATAACAAGATAACACGGACATGTGAAAAGGAGTACCAAAATGCTACAATGCaagtgaaaaaggaaaaggctaTGTACCAAAATGCAATACAAATACCTTCCACTGGCCCAGAAGAGTCACTGGACATATTATTAGATTGCCACCATTTACAAGCATCTTCTTTTGCTTCAACTTATCAAAGCCTGAAAATTTTGTTGCCTTGTTCAATTGATTTGGATGTTGGTCTGAGCTATCACTTGAACCACCTCCAGTGCAAAGCTGATTCCCAGATTGACTATTTGATAACCCACCCTTGTCTGAATGAGTGAGTAGGAGGGATATGGTCATGATGGTCTTCCCAAGTCCCATAGCATCTGCCAGAATCTTCAAAATCATAATCTGGTCAAGACACTGCACACAGCAAAATAGGTACATATTCAAGTTTCAATAGAAGCTGATGTACAGATACATACTCCTCCTCTGGCCATTTGAAGTGTGCTTGGAAATTCTATTGTAGCATCACCTGAAAAAACATTCAGATAGACAACAAGCTCCCTCCTGTTTAAAACAGATACCTTATTAATACCCATCTCAGAGTGACTGTAACATATTGAATGCTACAAGAATCTGACGTACTTGTCTGCTAAATGATAAGCCTCCCAACATGGATGAAGAGTTGTTGCTGCCTCATCCATACATTTTCCCTTCTCCAGATGAATCATCCAATGTAAGGCCTGCTTTTGGTAGGGACGAAGCTCACATTGGAGTGTACTTGGAGGATCCATTTCCTAAATCAGAACCATTTTCAAGTAAGTCACCTGTTATGTGCATTCAGAAGCTCCACACACACAATATTCCCATGCACATGAGTACCTCTAACTCAGAGCTGTCTCCACCACCAACAATATTCTCAAGATCTGCATCTGAAATGGACTCCtcattctcaatttcatttccatttccaGATTGATTCTTAGACTTGTTGGCGTTTAACAATGACACGGGAAGACCAGAACCATCCTGTTCATTTAAAAAGTggtgacaaaaaaaatccaatgacaGGAGAAAGGTGTTTGGAAAGGACAAGTCCTTGCTTTTTTACCTTTGAGTTCAGAGGTCGCTTCCTTGTGTTCAAATCAGCAGGTGTAAATTCTGcctaattatgaaaaaaaaatcattatcatattTGAGAGACAAAACCCTTATCTtatttgtaaaaagaaaaaaccatccTGTAGCAAAATTCACAAGTTCCATATTCAGCTTTAAAGAAACAATAACAGAGCGGAGTCAAGTGACAGACTATCAACCTTCTTAAAAGGGGTCAGGCCAAGCAAGCAGAAAAGGATTGAAAGAGGATGACCGACTGTTTCTTCAGTGGAATTGGCAGTTGCTTTAAGTGAGGTCTGGTGGTGCTTGTGGAACATTACACTATTCAAGTATACACTGGGACAAGGTTCGGATTTATCAGAAACTGTAAGTGAACAAAGTATCATAGCATAAAAAAGCAACCAACCAT
The DNA window shown above is from Populus trichocarpa isolate Nisqually-1 chromosome 4, P.trichocarpa_v4.1, whole genome shotgun sequence and carries:
- the LOC18097998 gene encoding uncharacterized protein C227.17c, whose protein sequence is MATDPEREAASSLSSTAKRRLSCTTCFDALWFCYSPVHQMQQYYRLGLFDNCSQKWSDLVDCLTLKTKRSSQVQEILEAREKAKPHLWKLRTPEEASVHWRQLFGHLDDEVE
- the LOC18097999 gene encoding DNA repair protein RAD5A isoform X2, producing the protein MGTKVTEELVSTVRSIVGCDFSDMDIIRALHLAKNDPTAAINIILDTPNFISKQKNLTPKTPNPKSKTVPYKPPNLVVKDNGNRNSSQNLEVNCVENDASDSTVGDNGSVSGLVGSEWWFVGCGEVAGLSTCKGRRVKAGDEVDFTFPLKSKSSISPSPSPGKGSGRRRQTATACSEIVRFSTKDSGELGRIPNDWARCLLPLVRDGKVRIMGCCKSAPNVLGIMDTIQLSISVYLNSVMFHKHHQTSLKATANSTEETVGHPLSILFCLLGLTPFKKAEFTPADLNTRKRPLNSKDGSGLPVSLLNANKSKNQSGNGNEIENEESISDADLENIVGGGDSSELEEMDPPSTLQCELRPYQKQALHWMIHLEKGKCMDEAATTLHPCWEAYHLADKRELVVYLNVFSGDATIEFPSTLQMARGGILADAMGLGKTIMTISLLLTHSDKGGLSNSQSGNQLCTGGGSSDSSDQHPNQLNKATKFSGFDKLKQKKMLVNGGNLIICPVTLLGQWKAELEIHAQPGSLSVYVHYGQSRVKDANFLAQSNVVITTYGVLASDFSAEDAVGNGGLYSVHWFRVVLDEAHTIKSSKSQISMAAAALVADRRWCLTGTPIQNNVEDIYSLLRFLKVEPWGNWAWWNKLVQKPFEEGDERGLKLVKSILKPIMLRRTKTSRDREGRPILVLPPADVQVIYCQLTEAEKDFYEALFKKSKVKFDQFVEQGRVLHNYASILELLLRLRQCCDHPFLVMSRGDTQEYSDLNKLAKRFLKGDQIVLEGEAINVPSRAYIKEVVEELSKGEQGECPICLEACEDAVLTPCAHRLCRECLLASWRNASSGLCPV
- the LOC18097999 gene encoding DNA repair protein RAD5A isoform X1 translates to MGTKVTEELVSTVRSIVGCDFSDMDIIRALHLAKNDPTAAINIILDTPNFISKQKNLTPKTPNPKSKTVPYKPPNLVVKDNGNRNSSQNLEVNCVENDASDSTVGDNGSVSGLVGSEWWFVGCGEVAGLSTCKGRRVKAGDEVDFTFPLKSKSSISPSPSPGKGSGRRRQTATACSEIVRFSTKDSGELGRIPNDWARCLLPLVRDGKVRIMGCCKSAPNVLGIMDTIQLSISVYLNSVMFHKHHQTSLKATANSTEETVGHPLSILFCLLGLTPFKKAEFTPADLNTRKRPLNSKDGSGLPVSLLNANKSKNQSGNGNEIENEESISDADLENIVGGGDSSELEEMDPPSTLQCELRPYQKQALHWMIHLEKGKCMDEAATTLHPCWEAYHLADKRELVVYLNVFSGDATIEFPSTLQMARGGILADAMGLGKTIMTISLLLTHSDKGGLSNSQSGNQLCTGGGSSDSSDQHPNQLNKATKFSGFDKLKQKKMLVNGGNLIICPVTLLGQWKAELEIHAQPGSLSVYVHYGQSRVKDANFLAQSNVVITTYGVLASDFSAEDAVGNGGLYSVHWFRVVLDEAHTIKSSKSQISMAAAALVADRRWCLTGTPIQNNVEDIYSLLRFLKVEPWGNWAWWNKLVQKPFEEGDERGLKLVKSILKPIMLRRTKTSRDREGRPILVLPPADVQVIYCQLTEAEKDFYEALFKKSKVKFDQFVEQGRVLHNYASILELLLRLRQCCDHPFLVMSRGDTQEYSDLNKLAKRFLKGDQIVLEGEAINVPSRAYIKEVVEELSKGEQGECPICLEACEDAVLTPCAHRLCRECLLASWRNASSGLCPVCRKAITRQELITAPTDSRFQIDIEKNWVESSKIVALLQELEILRLSGSKSILFSQWTAFLDLLQIPLSRSNISFVRLDGTLNQQQRERVIKQFSEDDSILVLLMSLKAGGVGINLTAASNAFVMDPWWNPAVEEQAVMRIHRIGQTKRVMIRRFIVKGTVEERMEAVQARKQLMISGALTDQEVRTARIEELKMLFT